GTCGATAGCGAATCCACATGGAACTGCCTTTAATGAGAGATTAAAAGATTATACAGGCAAAACTTATGACATCAGGCCACAGGGAAAGATTGTTGTGTATTTATTTCTTTCACCTGAATGTCCACTATGCAGAAACTATGCACCCATTGTACAAAAGCTGTCAGAAAAGTACAAAAGCGTACAATTCTACGGCATCATCAGTGGTCGCACCTTTACCAGAGGGCAGGTCGCCGCTTATGCCAAAGATTTTAATCTCTCCTTCCCGGTCCTGATGGATACGGATAAAGAAGTCGCTAATTCACTTAAAGCAACCATTACGCCCGAAGCGCTGCTGGTAGGAAGTGATGGCATAGAATATTACCGCGGATTGATCGATGACTGGATTACCGGTCTGGGTACCAAGCGTGCAAAGACCACGCAACTCTACCTCGATCAATCTATACAAAATCTGGTGGCGGGTGTGCCCACTATTACAAAGACCACACCAATTGGTTGTCTGATCAGTAATTATTAAATTATGCGTGTTGTTACTACGATAGCACTGGCGTTATCTTTCTTTATTTGCGAAATGGGGAAGGCACAGGATATTACCTGGTATAAACACATTGCACCCATTATTCATCATAACTGTACTCCTTGTCACAGAACCGGGGAAGCAGCGCCATTCTCGCTGCTAACCTATGATGATGTTGCTAAAAGAGCCAGTATGATACAGCGGGTTACAGAAGCCCGGTATATGCCCCCCTGGAAACCGGATCCTCACTATGTGCAATATGCCAACGAAAGGCGGCTTTCAGCTGCCGATATTGCAATGATCGCCAACTGGACAGCCCATGATATGCCCAAAGGTAATGCGACCGATGCCAGAGAAGAAGACCTTCAATTTGTAACAGGTACCCGCTATAACCGAAAGCCCGATATTGTGCTGCAAATGAAGAATAGTTATCACCTGGAAGGAGATAACAAAGACCATTATATTGTATATAAGATCCCCTTTGAGCTGGCGGATTCTATGAACGTAGAAGGGATAGAATTCATTACCAATAACCGCAAGGTGATCCACCATGCAAATTATGAAATAGATGATGTGCCAGGCCTGGATCTGTATAATACAGTAGATTATATAGATCATGAAACTGAAACGACGAAGTACTTTGAAAACTTTGTACCCTATCGGAGCCGGATCAGGTATTTTGGGGGCTGGATACCTGGTGCTTCCATGGAGTCCTACCCAAAACATATTGGTTGGGTGATGCCTAAAAGAGGCGTGATATTACTGACCCTGCATTATGCTCCATTGGGGAAAGCGGAAGATGTGATCAGTGGCGTGCAGATATGGACTACAACATCAAATATTACCAGGCAGAT
This window of the Chitinophaga sancti genome carries:
- a CDS encoding monooxygenase is translated as MRVVTTIALALSFFICEMGKAQDITWYKHIAPIIHHNCTPCHRTGEAAPFSLLTYDDVAKRASMIQRVTEARYMPPWKPDPHYVQYANERRLSAADIAMIANWTAHDMPKGNATDAREEDLQFVTGTRYNRKPDIVLQMKNSYHLEGDNKDHYIVYKIPFELADSMNVEGIEFITNNRKVIHHANYEIDDVPGLDLYNTVDYIDHETETTKYFENFVPYRSRIRYFGGWIPGASMESYPKHIGWVMPKRGVILLTLHYAPLGKAEDVISGVQIWTTTSNITRQIKNENLGSGSDSQKDIQPFFYLPPDVVRTFTLNVKTGEDKSLLYVWPHMHMLGKVFKAYAIKPNKDTIPLVHIPAWDFNWQEIYWFPKMLKIPKGSTIHIECTYDNTINNPYNPNLPPALVMENMNTNNEMMTLVMVTLPYQDGDENISLEK
- a CDS encoding redoxin domain-containing protein yields the protein MLRILILSLLITGLCMQSIANPHGTAFNERLKDYTGKTYDIRPQGKIVVYLFLSPECPLCRNYAPIVQKLSEKYKSVQFYGIISGRTFTRGQVAAYAKDFNLSFPVLMDTDKEVANSLKATITPEALLVGSDGIEYYRGLIDDWITGLGTKRAKTTQLYLDQSIQNLVAGVPTITKTTPIGCLISNY